The following are encoded in a window of Phaseolus vulgaris cultivar G19833 chromosome 3, P. vulgaris v2.0, whole genome shotgun sequence genomic DNA:
- the LOC137808023 gene encoding ATP-dependent Clp protease proteolytic subunit-related protein 2, chloroplastic: MAVAPYTTGSAPRLSSDFSVATKLYSGLKLQSANSFGAVKPNVTAEFYGKVHKTLLQCRYANHKSSRPCIRMMPIGTPKVPYKTPGEGTWQWVDLWNALYRERIIFIGQEIDEEFSNQILATMLYLDSIENSQKLYLYINGPGGDLTPSLAIYDTMQSLQSSVATHCVGFAYNLATFLLAAGEKGNRSTMPLSRIALQSPAGAARGQADDILNESNELLRIRDYLFNELSKKTGQPVEKITQDLSRMKRFNSQEALEYGLVDRIVRPPRIKADAPRKDAGTGLG; this comes from the exons ATGGCGGTTGCACCCTACACCACCGGTTCTGCACCTCGCCTTTCTTCCGATTTTAG TGTTGCCACAAAACTCTACTCCGGGTTGAAACTTCAATCTGCGA ATTCTTTTGGAGCGGTAAAACCTAACGTAACCGCTGAATTTTATGGAAAAGTACACAAGACTCTTCTTCAGTGTCG GTATGCTAACCACAAATCATCAAGGCCGTGTATTCGAATGATGCCCATAGGTACTCCTAAAGTCCCCTATAAGACACCTGGTGAAGGAACTTGGCAATGGGTTGATTTATGGAATGCCCTT TATCGAGAACGTATTATCTTCATTGGACAAGAGATCGATGAAGAATTTAGTAACCAAATATTGGCGACTATGCTGTATCTTGACAGTATAGAGAACTCTCAGAAGCTCTATTTGTACATAAATGGTCCTGGTGGTGAT CTTACACCAAGCCTGGCTATCTATGACACCATGCAGAGCTTGCAAAGTTCTGTAGCCACCCACTGTGTTGGTTTTGCTTATAATCTTGCAACATTTCTCCTTGCTGCTGGTGAAAAG GGTAATCGTTCTACAATGCCTCTATCAAGAATTGCCCTTCAATCTCCAGCTGGAGCTGCTCGTGGACAG GCTGATGACATTCTTAATGAATCAAATGAGCTACTTAGAATCAGAGATTACCTTTTCAATGAGCTGTCTAAGAAAACAGGTCAGCCTGTTGAGAAG ATTACCCAGGACCTGAGCAGGATGAAACGTTTCAACTCACAGGAAGCTCTTGAATATGGGCTTGTTGATAGAATTGTCAGGCCGCCACGTATTAAGGCTGATGCTCCTCGCAAGGATGCAGGCACAGGTCTTGGTTAA
- the LOC137805661 gene encoding uncharacterized mitochondrial protein AtMg00810-like codes for MALSSLLGLGLENLAILFNSLTKDLEKLIYFLGIVVAQSNIGIVISQRKYALDVLEEIGLMNSNFVDTHMDPNVKLLSNQGESLSDSKKYRRLVGKLNYLTVTHLDITFVVSVDLHLIVEQLLVILSP; via the exons atggccttaagcagtctcctagggcttggtttggaaaatttagcaataTTGTTCAACAGTTTG accaaagatcttgaaaaactcatatatttcttggggattgtggtagcacaatccaatattggtattgttatctctcaaagaaaatatgcattggaTGTTTTGGAagaaattgggttgatgaattcgaaTTTTGTTGATACTCACATGGATCCCAATGTCAAACTTCTATCCAATCAGGGAGAGTCTCTTTCAGATTCTAAGAAGTACAGAagattagttggaaaattgaactatctcactgttactcATCTTGATATTACCTTTGTagtcagtgtg gatctccatctgatagTAGAACAACTTTTGGTTATATTGTCTCcgtga
- the LOC137808022 gene encoding protein cornichon homolog 4: MADLFAWLISFFIIIALIVLVIYQLMCLADLEFDYINPYDSSSRINKVVLPEYIIVGVLCGFYLVTGHWIMSLLCAPYLYYNVRLYRQGKHLIDVTEIFNLLSKEKKQRLVKLFYLVLILFLSLFWMIYTSLDDHDD; this comes from the exons ATGGCTGATCTCTTTGCGTGGCTCATCTCCTTCTTTATCATCATTGCCTTAATTGTACTCGTCATTTACCAG TTGATGTGCCTGGCAGACCTAGAGTTTGATTATATAAATCCATATGATTCCTCATCTCGAATAAACAAGGTGGTATTGCCTGAATATATTATAGTAGGTGTTCTATGCGGCTTCTACCTTGTCACAGGGCATTGGATAATGTCATTGCTCTGTGCTCCTTACCTCTACTACAATGTGAGACT GTATAGACAAGGAAAGCATCTGATTGATGTTACAGAGATATTCAATTTGCTCTCCAAGGAAAAGAAGCAACGGCTTGTCAAACTCTTCTATCTTGTTTTAATCCTTTTCCTATCCTTATTTTG GATGATCTATACATCTTTGGATGATCATGATGATTGA
- the LOC137808021 gene encoding uncharacterized protein At4g22758-like, whose protein sequence is MTSVSPGHRRKFSGKDLTSSQRPEKHWNGGGFAVTLKVPVDSSSESFSRPSKVLVNVSMEKCVGAVQVVISLEDTVADLIKAALASYKKEKRRPFLKNNNSKCYDLHYSSFALQSLKVDEKLMNLGSRNFFLCSRPMSSSYSEKENMVIDSAFSWMVFVPLLL, encoded by the exons ATGACTTCAGTGTCACCGGGTCATCGGAGAAAATTCTCCGGTAAGGACCTGACGAGTTCGCAGCGGCCGGAGAAACATTGGAACGGTGGCGGATTCGCAGTGACGCTGAAGGTTCCGGTGGATAGCAGCAGTGAGTCTTTTTCTCGACCATCAAAGGTGTTGGTGAACGTGAGCATGGAGAAGTGCGTGGGAGCGGTGCAGGTGGTGATATCACTTGAGGACACCGTCGCCGATCTGATAAAAGCGGCGTTGGCGTCTTACAAGAAGGAGAAGAGGAGGCCGTTCTTGAAGAACAATAATTCCAAGTGCTACGATCTTCACTACTCTTCTTTCGCCCTTCAAA gtttgaaggttgatgaaaagTTGATGAACTTGGGATCAAGGAATTTTTTTCTTTGCTCAAGGCCCATGTCTTCTTCTTACTCTGAGAAAGAGAATATGGTAATTGATTCTGCATTTTCATGGATGGTGTTCGTTCCTCTTCTGCTTTAG